The Arachis hypogaea cultivar Tifrunner chromosome 19, arahy.Tifrunner.gnm2.J5K5, whole genome shotgun sequence genome has a window encoding:
- the LOC112777220 gene encoding phospholipase A(1) LCAT3 isoform X2: MELCLQSNPYSSKALFCPFSQSFTFRYTETLDQKSNIVVPEDDHGLYTIDILDPSLFMKCIHLTELYHFHDMIDMLVGCGYKKGTTFLGYGYDFRQNNRIDKLMDGLKAKLETAYKASGGRKVNLISHSMGGIMILCFLSLHRDDFVKYVNKWTCLTCPFQGDLPVVISCASLALADAGIMRILSSNQLTGNLPSAP, translated from the exons ATGGAGCTGTGTCTGCAATCGAATCCTTACTCGTCCAAAGCTCTCTTCTGCCCTTTCTCTCAATCCTTCACTTTCC GTTACACTGAAACACTTGACCAGAAATCTAATATTGTGGTCCCTGAAGATGATCATGGCCTCTATACAATTGATATTCTAGATCCATCTTTG TTTATGAAATGTATACATTTGACTGAGTTGTATCATTTCCATGATATGATTGACATGCTTGTTGGGTGTGGCTACAAGAAAGGAACCACATTTCTTGGTTATGGTTATGACTTCAGGCAAAATAATAG AATTGACAAGCTGATGGATGGCCTTAAAGCCAAGTTGGAAACTGCTTACAAAGCCTCTGGTGGAAGGAAAGTTAACTTGATTTCCCATTCTATGGGAGGAATCATGATCCTGTGTTTCTTGTCTCTTCACCGTGAT GATTTTGTCAAATATGTGAATAAGTGGACTTGCTTGACGTGTCCTTTTCAAG GTGATCTCCCAGTTGTCATATCATGTGCTAGTCTTGCCCTGGCTGATGCTGGAATAATGAG GATACTGTCATCAAATCAGTTGACCGGAAACTTACCATCGGCACCGTGA
- the LOC112777220 gene encoding phospholipase A(1) LCAT3 isoform X1 yields MELCLQSNPYSSKALFCPFSQSFTFRYTETLDQKSNIVVPEDDHGLYTIDILDPSLFMKCIHLTELYHFHDMIDMLVGCGYKKGTTFLGYGYDFRQNNSVGRIDKLMDGLKAKLETAYKASGGRKVNLISHSMGGIMILCFLSLHRDDFVKYVNKWTCLTCPFQGDLPVVISCASLALADAGIMRILSSNQLTGNLPSAP; encoded by the exons ATGGAGCTGTGTCTGCAATCGAATCCTTACTCGTCCAAAGCTCTCTTCTGCCCTTTCTCTCAATCCTTCACTTTCC GTTACACTGAAACACTTGACCAGAAATCTAATATTGTGGTCCCTGAAGATGATCATGGCCTCTATACAATTGATATTCTAGATCCATCTTTG TTTATGAAATGTATACATTTGACTGAGTTGTATCATTTCCATGATATGATTGACATGCTTGTTGGGTGTGGCTACAAGAAAGGAACCACATTTCTTGGTTATGGTTATGACTTCAGGCAAAATAATAG TGTTGGCAGAATTGACAAGCTGATGGATGGCCTTAAAGCCAAGTTGGAAACTGCTTACAAAGCCTCTGGTGGAAGGAAAGTTAACTTGATTTCCCATTCTATGGGAGGAATCATGATCCTGTGTTTCTTGTCTCTTCACCGTGAT GATTTTGTCAAATATGTGAATAAGTGGACTTGCTTGACGTGTCCTTTTCAAG GTGATCTCCCAGTTGTCATATCATGTGCTAGTCTTGCCCTGGCTGATGCTGGAATAATGAG GATACTGTCATCAAATCAGTTGACCGGAAACTTACCATCGGCACCGTGA
- the LOC112777220 gene encoding phospholipase A(1) LCAT3 isoform X4 has product MELCLQSNPYSSKALFCPFSQSFTFRYTETLDQKSNIVVPEDDHGLYTIDILDPSLKGTTFLGYGYDFRQNNSVGRIDKLMDGLKAKLETAYKASGGRKVNLISHSMGGIMILCFLSLHRDDFVKYVNKWTCLTCPFQGDLPVVISCASLALADAGIMRILSSNQLTGNLPSAP; this is encoded by the exons ATGGAGCTGTGTCTGCAATCGAATCCTTACTCGTCCAAAGCTCTCTTCTGCCCTTTCTCTCAATCCTTCACTTTCC GTTACACTGAAACACTTGACCAGAAATCTAATATTGTGGTCCCTGAAGATGATCATGGCCTCTATACAATTGATATTCTAGATCCATCTTTG AAAGGAACCACATTTCTTGGTTATGGTTATGACTTCAGGCAAAATAATAG TGTTGGCAGAATTGACAAGCTGATGGATGGCCTTAAAGCCAAGTTGGAAACTGCTTACAAAGCCTCTGGTGGAAGGAAAGTTAACTTGATTTCCCATTCTATGGGAGGAATCATGATCCTGTGTTTCTTGTCTCTTCACCGTGAT GATTTTGTCAAATATGTGAATAAGTGGACTTGCTTGACGTGTCCTTTTCAAG GTGATCTCCCAGTTGTCATATCATGTGCTAGTCTTGCCCTGGCTGATGCTGGAATAATGAG GATACTGTCATCAAATCAGTTGACCGGAAACTTACCATCGGCACCGTGA
- the LOC112777220 gene encoding phospholipase A(1) LCAT3 isoform X6, protein MELCLQSNPYSSKALFCPFSQSFTFRYTETLDQKSNIVVPEDDHGLYTIDILDPSLKGTTFLGYGYDFRQNNRIDKLMDGLKAKLETAYKASGGRKVNLISHSMGGIMILCFLSLHRDDFVKYVNKWTCLTCPFQGDLPVVISCASLALADAGIMRILSSNQLTGNLPSAP, encoded by the exons ATGGAGCTGTGTCTGCAATCGAATCCTTACTCGTCCAAAGCTCTCTTCTGCCCTTTCTCTCAATCCTTCACTTTCC GTTACACTGAAACACTTGACCAGAAATCTAATATTGTGGTCCCTGAAGATGATCATGGCCTCTATACAATTGATATTCTAGATCCATCTTTG AAAGGAACCACATTTCTTGGTTATGGTTATGACTTCAGGCAAAATAATAG AATTGACAAGCTGATGGATGGCCTTAAAGCCAAGTTGGAAACTGCTTACAAAGCCTCTGGTGGAAGGAAAGTTAACTTGATTTCCCATTCTATGGGAGGAATCATGATCCTGTGTTTCTTGTCTCTTCACCGTGAT GATTTTGTCAAATATGTGAATAAGTGGACTTGCTTGACGTGTCCTTTTCAAG GTGATCTCCCAGTTGTCATATCATGTGCTAGTCTTGCCCTGGCTGATGCTGGAATAATGAG GATACTGTCATCAAATCAGTTGACCGGAAACTTACCATCGGCACCGTGA
- the LOC112777220 gene encoding phospholipase A(1) LCAT3 isoform X5 produces the protein MELCLQSNPYSSKALFCPFSQSFTFRYTETLDQKSNIVVPEDDHGLYTIDILDPSLFMKCIHLTELYHFHDMIDMLVGCGYKKGTTFLGYGYDFRQNNSVGRIDKLMDGLKAKLETAYKASGGRKVNLISHSMGGIMILCFLSLHRDDFVKYVNKWTCLTCPFQGYCHQIS, from the exons ATGGAGCTGTGTCTGCAATCGAATCCTTACTCGTCCAAAGCTCTCTTCTGCCCTTTCTCTCAATCCTTCACTTTCC GTTACACTGAAACACTTGACCAGAAATCTAATATTGTGGTCCCTGAAGATGATCATGGCCTCTATACAATTGATATTCTAGATCCATCTTTG TTTATGAAATGTATACATTTGACTGAGTTGTATCATTTCCATGATATGATTGACATGCTTGTTGGGTGTGGCTACAAGAAAGGAACCACATTTCTTGGTTATGGTTATGACTTCAGGCAAAATAATAG TGTTGGCAGAATTGACAAGCTGATGGATGGCCTTAAAGCCAAGTTGGAAACTGCTTACAAAGCCTCTGGTGGAAGGAAAGTTAACTTGATTTCCCATTCTATGGGAGGAATCATGATCCTGTGTTTCTTGTCTCTTCACCGTGAT GATTTTGTCAAATATGTGAATAAGTGGACTTGCTTGACGTGTCCTTTTCAAG GATACTGTCATCAAATCAGTTGA
- the LOC112777220 gene encoding phospholipase A(1) LCAT3 isoform X3 produces MELCLQSNPYSSKALFCPFSQSFTFRYTETLDQKSNIVVPEDDHGLYTIDILDPSLFMKCIHLTELYHFHDMIDMLVGCGYKKGTTFLGYGYDFRQNNSVGRIDKLMDGLKAKLETAYKASGGRKVNLISHSMGGIMILCFLSLHRDDFVKYVNKWTCLTCPFQGDLPVVISCASLALADAGIMSLLEFNLGS; encoded by the exons ATGGAGCTGTGTCTGCAATCGAATCCTTACTCGTCCAAAGCTCTCTTCTGCCCTTTCTCTCAATCCTTCACTTTCC GTTACACTGAAACACTTGACCAGAAATCTAATATTGTGGTCCCTGAAGATGATCATGGCCTCTATACAATTGATATTCTAGATCCATCTTTG TTTATGAAATGTATACATTTGACTGAGTTGTATCATTTCCATGATATGATTGACATGCTTGTTGGGTGTGGCTACAAGAAAGGAACCACATTTCTTGGTTATGGTTATGACTTCAGGCAAAATAATAG TGTTGGCAGAATTGACAAGCTGATGGATGGCCTTAAAGCCAAGTTGGAAACTGCTTACAAAGCCTCTGGTGGAAGGAAAGTTAACTTGATTTCCCATTCTATGGGAGGAATCATGATCCTGTGTTTCTTGTCTCTTCACCGTGAT GATTTTGTCAAATATGTGAATAAGTGGACTTGCTTGACGTGTCCTTTTCAAG GTGATCTCCCAGTTGTCATATCATGTGCTAGTCTTGCCCTGGCTGATGCTGGAATAATGAG CTTGCTAGAATTTAATTTGGGAAGCTGA
- the LOC112777220 gene encoding phospholipase A(1) LCAT3 isoform X7, whose product MELCLQSNPYSSKALFCPFSQSFTFRYTETLDQKSNIVVPEDDHGLYTIDILDPSLFMKCIHLTELYHFHDMIDMLVGCGYKKGTTFLGYGYDFRQNNRIDKLMDGLKAKLETAYKASGGRKVNLISHSMGGIMILCFLSLHRDDFVKYVNKWTCLTCPFQGYCHQIS is encoded by the exons ATGGAGCTGTGTCTGCAATCGAATCCTTACTCGTCCAAAGCTCTCTTCTGCCCTTTCTCTCAATCCTTCACTTTCC GTTACACTGAAACACTTGACCAGAAATCTAATATTGTGGTCCCTGAAGATGATCATGGCCTCTATACAATTGATATTCTAGATCCATCTTTG TTTATGAAATGTATACATTTGACTGAGTTGTATCATTTCCATGATATGATTGACATGCTTGTTGGGTGTGGCTACAAGAAAGGAACCACATTTCTTGGTTATGGTTATGACTTCAGGCAAAATAATAG AATTGACAAGCTGATGGATGGCCTTAAAGCCAAGTTGGAAACTGCTTACAAAGCCTCTGGTGGAAGGAAAGTTAACTTGATTTCCCATTCTATGGGAGGAATCATGATCCTGTGTTTCTTGTCTCTTCACCGTGAT GATTTTGTCAAATATGTGAATAAGTGGACTTGCTTGACGTGTCCTTTTCAAG GATACTGTCATCAAATCAGTTGA